Proteins encoded together in one Ictidomys tridecemlineatus isolate mIctTri1 chromosome 3, mIctTri1.hap1, whole genome shotgun sequence window:
- the C1qtnf1 gene encoding complement C1q tumor necrosis factor-related protein 1 isoform X1, with the protein MSTHQPPPNSPGHLRRVSRKMGSHGQGLVLGCCLLLAFTCGLVLSHVPRDQREQQEQQEQEEAQELLPPLDHDKRNEEKHEKYSPSRGGEPPASRCFRCCDPGTPVYQAIPAPQINITILKGEKGDRGDRGLQGKYGKTGSVGARGHMGPKGQKGSVGAPGDRCKNHYAAFSVGRKKPLHSSDYYQTVVFDTEFVNLYGHFNMFTGRFYCYVPGIYFFSLNVHTWNQKETYLHIMRNAEEVVILYAQVSDRSIMQSQSLMLELQEQDEVWVRLFKGERENAIFSDEFDTYITFSGYLVKHASEP; encoded by the exons GGTCAGCAGGAAGATGGGCTCCCATGGACAGGGACTTGTGCTGGGATGCTGCCTGCTTCTGGCCTTCACCTGTGGCCTGGTCCTGAGCCACGTGCCACGTGACCAGCGggagcagcaggagcagcaggagcAGGAAGAGGCCCAGGAGCTGCTGCCCCCGCTGGACCATGACAAGAG GAAtgaagagaaacatgaaaaatatagCCCCAGCCGGGGCGGGGAGCCCCCCGCCTCCAGGTGCTTCCGCTGCTGCGACCCTGGGACCCCTGTGTACCAGGCAATCCCCGCGCCCCAGATCAACATCACCATCCTGAAAG GTGAGAAGGGTGACCGAGGGGATCGTGGCCTACAGGGGAAATATGGCAAAACAGGCTCCGTGGGCGCCAGGGGCCACATGGGACCCAAAGGGCAGAAGGGCTCCGTGGGCGCGCCCGGGGACCGGTGCAAGAACCACTACGCGGCCTTCTCGGTGGGCCGGAAGAAGCCCCTGCACAGCAGCGACTACTACCAGACGGTGGTCTTCGACACGGAGTTTGTGAACCTCTACGGCCACTTCAACATGTTCACGGGCAGGTTCTACTGCTACGTGCCCGGCATCTACTTCTTCAGCCTCAACGTGCACACCTGGAACCAGAAGGAGACCTACCTGCACATCATGCGGAACGCGGAGGAGGTGGTGATCCTGTACGCCCAGGTGAGCGACCGCAGCATCATGCAGAGCCAGAGCCTGATGCTGGAGCTGCAGGAGCAGGACGAGGTGTGGGTGCGCCTCTTCAAGGGCGAGCGCGAGAACGCCATCTTCAGCGACGAGTTCGACACCTACATCACCTTCAGCGGCTACCTGGTCAAGCACGCCTCCGAGCCCTAG
- the C1qtnf1 gene encoding complement C1q tumor necrosis factor-related protein 1 isoform X2, translating to MTQQPGVSRKMGSHGQGLVLGCCLLLAFTCGLVLSHVPRDQREQQEQQEQEEAQELLPPLDHDKRNEEKHEKYSPSRGGEPPASRCFRCCDPGTPVYQAIPAPQINITILKGEKGDRGDRGLQGKYGKTGSVGARGHMGPKGQKGSVGAPGDRCKNHYAAFSVGRKKPLHSSDYYQTVVFDTEFVNLYGHFNMFTGRFYCYVPGIYFFSLNVHTWNQKETYLHIMRNAEEVVILYAQVSDRSIMQSQSLMLELQEQDEVWVRLFKGERENAIFSDEFDTYITFSGYLVKHASEP from the exons GGTCAGCAGGAAGATGGGCTCCCATGGACAGGGACTTGTGCTGGGATGCTGCCTGCTTCTGGCCTTCACCTGTGGCCTGGTCCTGAGCCACGTGCCACGTGACCAGCGggagcagcaggagcagcaggagcAGGAAGAGGCCCAGGAGCTGCTGCCCCCGCTGGACCATGACAAGAG GAAtgaagagaaacatgaaaaatatagCCCCAGCCGGGGCGGGGAGCCCCCCGCCTCCAGGTGCTTCCGCTGCTGCGACCCTGGGACCCCTGTGTACCAGGCAATCCCCGCGCCCCAGATCAACATCACCATCCTGAAAG GTGAGAAGGGTGACCGAGGGGATCGTGGCCTACAGGGGAAATATGGCAAAACAGGCTCCGTGGGCGCCAGGGGCCACATGGGACCCAAAGGGCAGAAGGGCTCCGTGGGCGCGCCCGGGGACCGGTGCAAGAACCACTACGCGGCCTTCTCGGTGGGCCGGAAGAAGCCCCTGCACAGCAGCGACTACTACCAGACGGTGGTCTTCGACACGGAGTTTGTGAACCTCTACGGCCACTTCAACATGTTCACGGGCAGGTTCTACTGCTACGTGCCCGGCATCTACTTCTTCAGCCTCAACGTGCACACCTGGAACCAGAAGGAGACCTACCTGCACATCATGCGGAACGCGGAGGAGGTGGTGATCCTGTACGCCCAGGTGAGCGACCGCAGCATCATGCAGAGCCAGAGCCTGATGCTGGAGCTGCAGGAGCAGGACGAGGTGTGGGTGCGCCTCTTCAAGGGCGAGCGCGAGAACGCCATCTTCAGCGACGAGTTCGACACCTACATCACCTTCAGCGGCTACCTGGTCAAGCACGCCTCCGAGCCCTAG
- the C1qtnf1 gene encoding complement C1q tumor necrosis factor-related protein 1 isoform X3: MGSHGQGLVLGCCLLLAFTCGLVLSHVPRDQREQQEQQEQEEAQELLPPLDHDKRNEEKHEKYSPSRGGEPPASRCFRCCDPGTPVYQAIPAPQINITILKGEKGDRGDRGLQGKYGKTGSVGARGHMGPKGQKGSVGAPGDRCKNHYAAFSVGRKKPLHSSDYYQTVVFDTEFVNLYGHFNMFTGRFYCYVPGIYFFSLNVHTWNQKETYLHIMRNAEEVVILYAQVSDRSIMQSQSLMLELQEQDEVWVRLFKGERENAIFSDEFDTYITFSGYLVKHASEP, from the exons ATGGGCTCCCATGGACAGGGACTTGTGCTGGGATGCTGCCTGCTTCTGGCCTTCACCTGTGGCCTGGTCCTGAGCCACGTGCCACGTGACCAGCGggagcagcaggagcagcaggagcAGGAAGAGGCCCAGGAGCTGCTGCCCCCGCTGGACCATGACAAGAG GAAtgaagagaaacatgaaaaatatagCCCCAGCCGGGGCGGGGAGCCCCCCGCCTCCAGGTGCTTCCGCTGCTGCGACCCTGGGACCCCTGTGTACCAGGCAATCCCCGCGCCCCAGATCAACATCACCATCCTGAAAG GTGAGAAGGGTGACCGAGGGGATCGTGGCCTACAGGGGAAATATGGCAAAACAGGCTCCGTGGGCGCCAGGGGCCACATGGGACCCAAAGGGCAGAAGGGCTCCGTGGGCGCGCCCGGGGACCGGTGCAAGAACCACTACGCGGCCTTCTCGGTGGGCCGGAAGAAGCCCCTGCACAGCAGCGACTACTACCAGACGGTGGTCTTCGACACGGAGTTTGTGAACCTCTACGGCCACTTCAACATGTTCACGGGCAGGTTCTACTGCTACGTGCCCGGCATCTACTTCTTCAGCCTCAACGTGCACACCTGGAACCAGAAGGAGACCTACCTGCACATCATGCGGAACGCGGAGGAGGTGGTGATCCTGTACGCCCAGGTGAGCGACCGCAGCATCATGCAGAGCCAGAGCCTGATGCTGGAGCTGCAGGAGCAGGACGAGGTGTGGGTGCGCCTCTTCAAGGGCGAGCGCGAGAACGCCATCTTCAGCGACGAGTTCGACACCTACATCACCTTCAGCGGCTACCTGGTCAAGCACGCCTCCGAGCCCTAG